The following nucleotide sequence is from Leopardus geoffroyi isolate Oge1 chromosome A1, O.geoffroyi_Oge1_pat1.0, whole genome shotgun sequence.
GAGTCACTCACTTTGTCAGCAtctgggattttgttttcttctgaggtAAGTTCAGGTGAAGGGGGAGACTGTGAGGTTTGTTGACCATCAGTTTGTACCTGGGGCTGTGTTCCAGCTTCACTGTTGTCTTGCTggatatttttctgaaatgaaagcCCAGGCACAAAGGATGTAGAAAGCAGGTGTACTTGTATAAATTTAATAGGTTATAGGGCACCAAAGACAGTACACTCAATTTCTGAAGTCTTaataagtgggggaaaaaagagactggataaaagcaaaataaacacatgaaaactcCTTACAAATCTTAAACCTGTAAGAAATTCTTTCAACGATAGCAGTTAATATAGTTAAATAACCAAGTAGTAGGCATTTTGATTGATGTGATGAGTCAAGAACTCTCCTTTAAGAAACTTTCACCTAGCTTTGTACAGCTCTTAAGCTCTCAAAAGCACAAAAAGTAGGTTGactccaggcctctctcccaaaaacaagaTTCCAAAACTTAAATTTCACCAGCAGCTGTGAGCATCTCAACACAGCTCCATTTCAATGAAATGAACAGTTGCATAAAATAGCCAACTATCAGTCATTCAGGGATGCATCATTTCAGCTTACAGATACCCAAGACCGCATCCGTCCCCACCTTCTTTTTGGGATCCAGCCATTTCCACCTCAGAAGATCTCAGGATAAAGAATATATGCTACATGTTAGTAGAACTCAATCCCCAATAATCAGTGCTTGCTATGCTCTTTTCCCATCTTCGGGAAAAGCCCAAAACATTCTAATTTAACTACTTTCTATCCACCCTGAAgcctcttaaaattttctttcaaactcCAAGATTCTAAGGCAGACACTGAAGTATTCAAAAACAAGGCACTCATGATGTAAATATACCCAAAAGGCACTAAGAGATTGATACAACAGGTATTAGAATAATGGTATCTGTCACCAAATGGCAAAGTATATGGCGCTGGTCATTtaactcattattttgaaatttttctaaatgagaaaatgaaggctcAGATGTAAATGTTCTTTAAACGTTCTAGAAATGGTAACAGTGTTAACAGAGTTGTGTGGCCACAGGATACCATACTTTCTCACATGTTAACTAAAACATTACACCACCTGCCTCTTCACGTAAGCTATTTGTGATTATTATCCAAAAGTAAACTCTAACGGTTAATCTATCTTGaagtttcttaaaattcttcTGCACTCATGCTAACAAAAGTCTAAATTAAGAACGTGAACAATAACAACTTTCTATTCTCTATGTAGAtacttctcttccctcctcccacaataCAGCAAGCCATGTAAACAAAAGTGCAAACCATGTGAATAAAAGCAAGTCCTGAAATACCAAAGTCaacttcacaatttttaaaaataatccttaatatttggtatatattccaccacattaatttttttaagtcttttttcttAATCATCAGTCAACACCGCCTTCTCAATATGTGGTcgatgcctttaaaaaaataattcagagaaactTTATGACTCTAGTTATATTGTAATGTGCCAGTTCAAATTAAGCTATATAAAATTTAATCATAAATCATCAAATTCTGGGCTGTATATTATCATCACCTAGCAATTGCTATTATCACCCTTACCCAAAATTCTAATCAAAATTAAGAAACGTGTATTTTAACCTTTCCCTACCCTTCTCCTGTAGAATTAAATCAACTATATATTCAAACACAAAGGGTGATCCAGAAACTTACCTCGGTGTCTGAGTTTTCTGCTGGTCTTTGATTTGGACACTCCATGTCTGTTTCAACAGAAGATACTTCATTCTCCTCAGTTGGGACTTTCTCCACCATAGATGCTGTAGAGATGGTGAAAATGCCATGGGTATTGACTCGCACTTTCACTTTCACTCtagatttttctccatctttctgcGCAGAAACATTCTGAACTACGAAGCGGCCTGGAACAAAAAGAAATTGGCAATTTTAGAAGTGCATCTAAATCTCCATAAAGAAGTCaaaggcctggggcgcctgggtggcacagtcagtaaagcgtccgacttcagccaggtcacgatctcgcggtgcgtgagttcgagccccgcgtcaggctctgggctgatggctcagagcctggagcccgtttccgattctgtgtctccctctctctctgcccctcccccgttcatgctctgtctctctctgtcccaaaataaataaacgttgaaaaaaaaaagaagtcaaaggcCTGAAAATACAGCTTGAAAGTATGCTAGTCCTACATCTCCCCAATTTTCTCTACCAACTGAATTAAGAATCTTTTTcactataaacataaaataaacttagTTATATGGTATACTTCAATGCTTTGAGATTAGTCTTAATATGCCATAAAACCTTCAAAAGCAAGGGCACTCTTGTGATTGGGTGTATTTAACATAGATATTGCACTGCTGACAAGCAGTCCCTGCCTCCTCCTACCCTGTTTCTCCAGATTGGTGGTAAGGGACAAACTAGACTGGAAAATCTGTTACCAAGTGTAAGGTAGATGGCTCTCAAGCGATATCAAGCACCAGATGCATTTTAATCCCACAGGGTCTTTAGGGAATACGGTTTTTCTGACTGAATAATCAAAACATTTCCCTAGGTCTTAAATACGAGAGGTTTTGATAACCCCTGTTTATCAAAGTCTGAAATTACTATGCAAAATACAGTAGTTCCAGAGCCATTACTCAGGGGGGGTTAAGAGTGTGGACTCTGgcctgggcttgaacccaggctATGTGTCCTAATTCAAGTTTTCTAACCTATGTTTCCATGGACAGAGTTGGCAAGTGATTACAGTGAGCATGTAAAACTACAGAACCAAGTGCTAAGTGTTAGCTATCATCTCCACCAATAACCTTATTCCAGAGATCACTAAACCAAAATTAAGTATTTTGAACCTCATATGTGCAAAGCACCATATGGGATTTAACAGCCCTGTATTTAAGGTGCTGTCTacacaaacacagaaagttaCATATTTAATTACCAGGTCAGTGAAAGATGTTGGAATTGACATTCAATAATTATCAGATCACTAGAGGTCAGGAAATAATTACCATAAGACCCATTTAAAGAAACAGCATTTACTATGGGGCATCCAAGACAAGtcacaggagaaagagaaattcaagaCCGTTCTTTAAGTATGTCTaagctttttggttttggtggtAACATGTTAACTTGAGGACATACTAAAAAACCTGGATTATACCCTTTGCATGATGGGGAATTAATGCATAGAATCCAACCTATCTATTAAAAGTTCAGTCTCTATTCAACACTTTCTTAGCAATAAATTcgtaaaaactgtttaaaaacaaaaccaaacaatctGTGCCAGTACACTTTTagtcttaaataataagaaagaagacacaaCTGGTCAGGTCAGACTCCTTCAAACAACTTCATTCATACAAAAGGTATGGGGCAAGGGTGAGTCCGGAACACATCTAGCGATGCTGGCGAATTTCGCCCTCAGCCTGGGAAAGAGACATGGCCACGCAGGAAGATGTATCTGTAGCTCTCCAACAGACTTCCAGTAACTAGGAGTCAAAACAGACAGATAGTGCCCAAACCTCTCCAAGAAAAGTGTACCAAAAAAGATGTACTTTTTTCACTGGGTTCTGAGGCAGGTTTTAAGTTGGAAGTAACGTGTCATCCAGATGAAAGGTTAACAGTAAAAGTAGGTGctgatgctttaatttttttttttttttcaacgtttatttatttttgggacagagagagacagagcatgaacgggggaggggcagagagagagggagacacagaatcggaaacaggctccaggctctgagccatcagcccagagcctgacgcggggctcgaactcacggaccgcgagatcgtgacctggctgaagtcggacgcttaaccgactgcgccacccaggcgccccggtgctGATGCTTTAAATAGAGACTGCATCAGGAGAGAAAAAACACTGAAGAGTCCCTAAACACAAATATGTGAAAGTAACAGTGGCACCAGCAAGTCATTTCATCTCTACTGGccaatttcttcatccatagaAGGAAAAGATTCCTCCATCACCATTATTCTAAATCAACGATGTCTTTACGTGGAATTCTACTCCACTCGACGTCaagaaaaatttttacatttgtacACTAAGTCTTTAAAAGCATAAACACACAAAGTTAATGGCTCACCTATTTTTGCTTCTGGATATGGAACTCCTTGAGGGTCAGAATAGAAAGCTTCTAGCTCAAAAGGTCCCCTTCTCAAGAAAGTGAGAACTTTGGAGAAAGGAGCAGCATGGTTTCGACTAAATACTTCATGCACactagaggaaaggaaaaagcattCAGTATCGCAAACATGTAAACTTACTATGCTACACAAACTGAATAAACACTCTGAGATCTCTACCAATTCTAGCCCACCATTTATTAACAccaaaatgagagaaatattttGATCAGTTTGGTTGTTCAAAGATCCCAATAATCAGACTCTCAACTGTAAAAGtcatttgttaattttccttgatattaaaatacagtatttgaatAGTTATCTTCTGCTACCTACCCTTCAGTATCTTCTGAATCATGGTTCCACACCAGAGATATTGGAAAAGGAACTGCATCCGTGATGGAAAATTCTCTAACTTTGAATGCTGGGGAAagaattgcacacttaaaaggaaaaaagaaaaaggattatcAAGAGGCTATGAATAAATAATTCACTCACCCTTTAATTAAAATCGGATATCAAGtttaaattcaaaatcaaaattgCTTACGGTACACGCGGTCTTAAGTGCAAAGGATTTATCATCTAAATACTATGCCAATCACTAAATATAAAGACAGATAATACAATGAATCTTAGGATGGCAACAGTTAACTAACAGCAAGTTTCATAGGAGCTTGGGAAAAAACATGGACCTTTCCAGAAATGTCCTGACAGCAACTCCAATTACAAGCTGTACCACTTTTGAACCTGTGTATATATCCACAAACAGCTCTGTCCACATCATCTTTCGAATGtctaagaaactgaaaaaagataaaaccccaaatattcatattttcaagGAATTTTATGAAGGAGGTGATGGTAAATTCACATTTGGGGTAGATGACACCCAACAGACAGGTGGATTTAGAGTAGTTACATAAAAATGACCAAATAGGTGACTATGCTAAAAGTCAGTTTCTGATTAGCATGGGACCCTTcaaaagagagaccaaaagtaAGCTCTTCCTCTAAAGAAATGATACACTTCCAATGTTCTGGGGAGTTGGGAGACTTCTTAGCTAAGGGGGCATACTCCATTatcaaggaaaaaagcaaaaacaaaaaccccatgaCGAATCATGATGGTACAAGAGATAATTAACAATAATGAGTACCTATATGTTCTTCTTTAAGTATTAAGTATAGTCCTAAATATCTTTGTGTATAGAATCTCTTGCTTTGCTTTATATCAAAAATAACTGTACAAACTAGAATAAAATTTAAGGATTGTTAACTTGGAACTTAGTCAAAACTACTTATATCAGACTGTGATATCCTAACTACAGATGCTGCTTTTCTTATCAACAACTTCTAGTTTTGGTGCTTTTGCTCTGCCAAACACACTTGAGCCTCTGAGCCACCTTCTTACTTGATAAGTAAGTTAAAATCAATTAGAGGGAAGGGGGTCAGCTATTTTCTAAAATCACTTGTTAACTAATACTCCTAGCCCAGggaatttcccccaaatcaatTCCTTATTGCACCACATTGTTATTCTAATCCCCCTGTGTGCTTTGTAACAACTGTCAACACCACACAACTGATTCGTGCTTTACAGTTGTGTTTCCCGTGTCTCCTCAGAATCATGCCTATTCCTAATCCATAGTTCAAGAAACATCAGCTGCAAATTTCTTTGAATCAGAAATTTCCTAGATGTTCCAGATCTGAAAATCCTGGTCTCCCCACAGCCTTAACAGATGTTTTTGGAAGTGTGCTCCCTTGTGATATCTATTAGACACAAGGTTCTGCTTACTGTATGACCCCACCACAATGAAACAAAGCAGAAATGGCTTAAGGAACgagcagcaagagaaaggagGGCTGAGAACGTAATACCTGCAGTGCACATCCTCTAGCTACTGCTTCATCTGCATTGAGTGTCGTGCTAATATCTTTTCCAAAGAATCGGGCAATTTTTTCTTTCACGGCTGGAATTCGTGTAGTGCCTCCAACGATCTCAACCGCACTCACATCTTCAACTCTGAGCTGAGTCTGTTCCAGAAGGGAATGAAGGGGAGCTTCTATCTTTTGCAGGAGGTCAGCACAGAGTTCTTCAAATTGTGCCCTTGGCAAATAAGAGGAACActgtaaatttttagaaaaagcatctgaaagCCAatactttgttctattttttttgaaaataatattaaccCAATGAATTTGTTTTTCCTCAGACAACCTCCATTCCATATGGGCCAAATTTAACTGTACTgtaatttattaacttttaaaaaatatatatatatatacagaacaggtacagaaaagaaatgggaggaaaattaGTTCCACCagcattaatggaaaaaaatcactattcAGACTGCCGTTTTACTCCTAAATGGTTTTTGTGAAACCATTATTCAATTACTAGCCCAGAAACACCGAGAGttgataaacactaaaaagatcTCATCATGAGGACACTTAgcaaagatctttttaaaaaacctctttgtaggggcacctgggtggctcaagctggttaagtgtccaacttcggctcaggtcatgatctcgcggttcatgagttgaagtcccgcatcaggctctctgatgtcagcacagaacctgcttcagatcctctgtcctcacccccccacccccactctctctctcaaaaataaacaaacatttaaaaaaaaaaaaaaaaccaacaaaacctattttttatttattttttttttttaattttttttttcaatgtttatttatttttgggacagagagagacagagcatgaacgggggaggggcagagagagagggagacacagaatcggaaacaggctccaggctctgagccatcagcccagagcctgacgcggggctcgaactcacggaccgcgagatcgtgacctggctgaagtcggacgcttaaccgactgcgccacccaggcgcccccaaaacctattttttaaaaaaataaaaaaccttttctCACAAGTGACCCTAATTCTAATGGTGTGAACAGTCCTAGTATATAGCATATAATCTTGAAAATGTGGACCAAGACTCTCAACACCACAGCTAGACTCACACCTGGGCTATAGTTTCAGCAAGAAGTTTCTTCTGTTTAATCTAGCAGAATTCAAGACGCACCTGTTCATCTTTCCGGAAACATCTTTGTCATTCATAAAGCACTCGATATTCAGTGGTAGGTCTGTGCTGTTAGAGCTCATTagctttttcaatttttcacatTCTTGATACAGACGAAGCAGTGCTCGAATCTTGGATTTTGCATCCAACTTGTACTTAGTTTTAAATTCTGCACAAAAATGTTCCACCAACTTTTCATCAAAGTTTTTCCCTCCTAAGAAAGGATCGAAAGCTGTTCCCAGTACCTAATTTAGTTAAAACAACATATAATCTGGTTAttttcaatcatatttttaatcAGAATCTTAAATATTACTACACAAACAACTAAAGACTAATAAGatcaaaacttttatttaaattatagtaacATGAAATCTAAGAAAAATGTTACCACCAAATCCAAATGAAATGCTGAATCtctaatttacttttaatgatTACATAGAAGATAATCTTAAAATGCTTCTCCTTCCTAAGCAAGAACACTTAAGGGTCTCCTAAAATAATCACGTCATCTTTATGGGGAGCAGTGTTAGGAATAAGTCCTTGTTACTATAGTACCCAAAATTCTGCTTCCTAAGAAGCACAAAGTCAAGAAGGCTCAGTAGCTTAAAGTAATGACAACTACAACACATTTAATATGTTTTGGTCATTTAGTTCAAATTTATGACTTTACCTTCAATTTTCCCTTGTTAAAGGCACAGGCAGACACTTGAAAAGCTGAGTGTCCCATATCAACGAAAACCACTATCCGAGGTTTCTCATCCAGGCTTGGGAGATCCTGCTTATAAATTCCGTAATTCAAAGCAACTACAAAAAAATAACTGTTTCAATTCCTTGTTTCACATTTTCTTAGGAATTTCATCATTACCGAAAGAATTATACATGCAGGAAACTTGGTGAACACGTTTCTTTCACATCTGACTTCATACTAATTTTCATGgcataattttttccctttctgatttTAGAACAATGCTCTATTACTTTTCAATGAAGAGATGTGACAAAGAAAATGTACAAGGTGCAAATACAATGAAATGTAACCACAAACATTAGCAGGCTAATTACACCATACTTACATTTTAACCACAACCTGCCAGGAGAATGCTTatccaaaaaaattaagaatttaatataCAACTATAGCAATGGCAGTTCCTACCAATTTCTTTTTAGAGCCAAGGCAAATAACTGATCTACCTTAAGGAGACTGGGTCAGCTTTTTCTGAACTTTGAAGCCACCATATTTCTAAACATGTATAGCCTAAGGGTACACCTTTATTGATACTTGAATTAAGAGTTTTAGAGAATGCACATATTAGAAATATTCTGGAATAAAGTCTTACTTGCTTTGTCTGAATACACTAAATTGTAACTTGACTTTTTGTTCACCTGTAATCATAAAAAACTAGTAAAGGCTCTAGGAGGAAGGAACAGTGACTGGTCCGCTCACCACCCTATCTGTACCTAACACAATGTCTGGCAAATGGTACAGCTTAAATCAATATTTGATAGAAAATGAGTGATCAATGACTAagggggaaaaatttttttaacctcattaatACTCGTAGCCATGGTAGCTGTGAAACCCAAAATCCTAAGGTTTGGGGAAAATTTAACTATAAAAACCATGTGaggaaataaaaaactaaatCCAACACACATAATACAAAGGACTGaaatatatacctagaagtactTCCTAATGACAACAGATTCATAAACTGACACAGTGACAATTTCTTATTAAACAtaagcatctgaaaaaaaaacagaattcctGCTTTCAAATCTAACCCATGTCTTTTAATAGGCTATGTTTCTATgggtacatgaaaaaatgtttggCTAGGATATCTGACTTGTCTTAACTCAGTTCTGATAGTATATTCACTTCTACAcaaaagtagctttttttttcttaccagctGTCATGTCATTCATAAGTCGTAGGCAGTTTAGGCCAACTATTTGTGCAGCATCTAATACAGATCGTCTCTCAGCATCTGTGAAGAAAGAGGGGACCtaccaacaagaaaacaaagaatcttaAGTTGTCTAGAACACACACAAATTCCTCACGACCACTTGTAACACATTAACAACAGTCCAGATAAATATGTgcctatcaaaattataaaacagaaatagacaTTTACACTTAGTTTCTAGCAAGTTCCGTAACTTTCAGAAGagtagctgtttaaaaaaaaaaaaatgccccgaAACTGTATTATCAAAGTAATCTTTACTATAACCAAATTTtaacccaaaataaaaattaatcaggAGTCTTCACTAAGACATAGTGACAACTGCCTCTACCTAGTAAAAGAAAGCTTTAAATCTAAGTGTATGAAATACCATTTCCAAGCTAGTCTGAAATCTCTTATTTGGAAACCACAATGCTAAGTCAACATTTAATGTTAAACGTAACTAAACTACAGACAATACTACAGGTACCTAAAGGTAACGCACAGCTAATTCTCGTATACACCACTGCCCTGCAGTTTGCTATTCACTGTATTCAAGCATTAATAGATGATGAGGTACCTTCTAATTCTGTAGACCTGTTAagattacaaaaacattttttggcaAAGCCTGTTGATATTcctaaaaagaagagcaaaaacaGCTCAAGGGATGGGATGAAATTTCTTA
It contains:
- the HSPH1 gene encoding heat shock protein 105 kDa, which translates into the protein MSVVGLDVGSQSCYIAVARAGGIETIANEFSDRCTPSVISFGSKNRTIGVAAKNQQITHANNTVSNFKRFHGRAFNDPFIQKEKGNLSYDLVPMKNGGVGIKVMYMDEEHLFSVEQITAMLLTKLKETAENNLKKPVTDCVISVPSFFTDAERRSVLDAAQIVGLNCLRLMNDMTAVALNYGIYKQDLPSLDEKPRIVVFVDMGHSAFQVSACAFNKGKLKVLGTAFDPFLGGKNFDEKLVEHFCAEFKTKYKLDAKSKIRALLRLYQECEKLKKLMSSNSTDLPLNIECFMNDKDVSGKMNRAQFEELCADLLQKIEAPLHSLLEQTQLRVEDVSAVEIVGGTTRIPAVKEKIARFFGKDISTTLNADEAVARGCALQCAILSPAFKVREFSITDAVPFPISLVWNHDSEDTEGVHEVFSRNHAAPFSKVLTFLRRGPFELEAFYSDPQGVPYPEAKIGRFVVQNVSAQKDGEKSRVKVKVRVNTHGIFTISTASMVEKVPTEENEVSSVETDMECPNQRPAENSDTEKNIQQDNSEAGTQPQVQTDGQQTSQSPPSPELTSEENKIPDADKVNEKKVDQPPEAKKPKIKVVNVELPIEANLVWQLGKDLLNMYIETEGKMIMQDKLEKERNDAKNAVEEYVYEFRDKLCGPYEKFICEQDHQNFLRLLTETENWLYEEGEDQAKQAYVDKLEELMKIGTPVKVRFQEAEERPKMFEELGQRLQHYAKIAADFRNNDEKYNHIDESEMKKVEKSVNEVMEWMNNLMNAQAKKSLDQDPVVRAQEIKAKIKELNNTCEPVVTQPKPKIESPKLERTPNGPNTDKKEEDLEGTENLGAEPPRQNGECYPHEKRPVNMDLD